One Megalobrama amblycephala isolate DHTTF-2021 linkage group LG15, ASM1881202v1, whole genome shotgun sequence genomic window, AAAGTGTAGTGtataattttaatgaaaaaatgctTATCCTACCTAGCCTATAATTATAAAGAAGTTCATAGATTTCCTGGAATACGAATGCCACAGACTCTTTTAACTCACGAGACcgtcacactgcactttttaTTACACCGACTTCCATTCATACGCATGTGAATGCAGAAGACAGGAAACGCAATGCGAATTTCAATGCGTTCCAGTGTCCGTAGAAATTTCGTATGCTCAAAGTCTAGTGTAACCACGGCATTAGTAAGCAACAGcctacccagaacaccctagaaacaacatagcaaccacacacacactcaccttGTCAGACGGCAGGCACTGCAGCAGAACCTGCTCTGGGTCGCTTTTCCTCTGAAGCGCCAGGAATCGAACCCGGAACTGTTTCAAGCGCTGATACATCTTCCTGACAACCCCACTAACACACCTGTGAGTGGTGTACCACAACCAGTACCTGAACACacacatgtgacactgaagactaaaaTAACTGCGAATATATTgcatattcacatagaaaacagttatattaatttgtaataatatttcacattattactgttttaactgtattttagatcaaataaatgcagccttgatgagcagaagagatttCTTCGCTGCTCACCATGAGAAGTGTGTGATTGAGAAGACGGCATAGATGTGCGTGACGTAGAGCGACACCTGAGCGGTGATGTCAGTCCAGGTGTGGGCCGTGGGGTCGCCGTGCATCAGGTGCAAACGGGACATGTCCACCATGTGtcctgaacacacacatatgaatGTCAATCAGTAGCACACTACCATAATATTCATACTTGctaaatttaaaacaaatctatattatattataaaacttGTTGAATCTGAAATGCTAAAACAATAGATCTAGTGTTGACAGTAAAGACTCAGTATTGTATATAATAAGCACATTGTACACATTCCTCATTTGTTCAACAGCATTAACGTCTAGATTAAGTTAAACCGgtaatgtgtgtaaatgtaaatcTCAGGCAGGAATAAGATTAAGATCTGCTCAGTTTAATGATTAAACAGTTTCCTAGAAAGAAGTGAACGTGATGCAATACCAGTCACTCCAGGTGGAAGAGGAACCtgcactctgattggctgaaggaagtgcatgctgggagtttgaGAGAGGCATAGCAGTGGGCTGGCGCTCGCTTGAGGGTCTCCGGTCAGGTCCTGTACCTCAGACAGCGCCACCTGCAGGACCTAAGGtggaaaaacaaatatataaacagaACTGAACAATATGTGATCAATGACTAACAGTGCAATTAGCTCATTATTAGAAACAGTGGATATTTTTTCCAATTCAAGCCAAAGTTTATTATCGTATATTCATGTACAGACCTGCAGTGTGACCGTACGTGTCCCTGTTGTGCACTCTGGAGGGAAAGTAAGTTTGATCCCCGGGTCGAATTGAGATACCAGCAGCGCCCCCTCTGGGGACACGGAGCAACTGTCCAGGAAAGGACGAGAGACGGCCACGAACCACGAGAACTGCGACACACTGCAGCAGGCCAactacatacacacacacacaccagaatatatatatatatatatgtgtgcagTAACGCTCTCATGATGGTGTACGGTGGTTCAACAATATGAAACGTAACGTTTGACCGAGAGAGATCTGATTGGCTCACCCGCGCTGGACGGCCCCCTGGCCTGCAGCTGTGTTTCTCACTTCCTCTCCTGGTCAGGGTGGGCAGTGTCGTCCAAGACTGACCATCAAACCTGCGAACCGCCACATCACCTTTCCGTGCTTTACGATACGGGATACACACCTCTACCGGCTACAAGAGTGACAGGGTGACAGAGACacagggaaaaaaatattataattattatatttgaataatactcatatatttattaattttaataattaatttattatatgtatttttagttcatatattattaattataataatacagtattttattaatttatagttTTAACTGTAATAGTTATTACTTATAAAACAGCTTTCTTTcactataaaaattattattattatattttattcatattcatatatgtattaattataataattaattcaagttcatattattaattataataatactgcattttattcatttttagttttaactGTATTAGTAATTACTTATAAAACAGGAGCTTTCTCTgactaaaattattataattatattttaataatattcatatatttagtaattataataaaattattataattatattttaataatattcattataatactttatttcttatattttacttagaattgtttatatattattattgtaataataatactgtattttattaattatagttttaattttaattattagttATTACTTAGAAAACAGGAGCCTTCTTTCACTATAAAAGTattctaataatatttgaataataatatttattaattataatatttaatatatgattaattataataagtgtattttattcatttatagtTTTAACTGTATTAGTTATTACTTATAAAAGACTTTCAATTTTCACTAGTCTTTcactataaaaattattataattattatattgtattcatattcatatatgtattaattataatagtttatttattaaagttcataattatattattaattataataatactgaattttattaatttatagttTTAACTGTATTAGTAATTACTTATAAAACAGGAGCTTTCTTTcactataaaattattatacatatattttaatattcatatattaattataataattaatttattatattttattaacattcatatattttctcattataataatttatttattatattttatttatattagttcatatattattattattattattataataatactgtattttattaatttatagttTTAACTTTATTAGTTATTACTTAGAAAACAGGAGCCTTCTTTcactataaaaattattataattattatattttaataatatcgattaattgcgattaacaAAAGTTTAAactgattaataataataattatattttttaccaTTTATGATATTTAACtgtgttatttatatatcataaaACAGGAGCTTATTCActaagtatttatatttatataaatataaacaaaaattacAACCTCCTCAAATGTGGCTCCATGTGGGCAGAGCTCCAGCTGTCGACTCAACAGGATGTCATGCTCCTCTAGCCACACCCACTTCCTGTCTGGTCTCCTCTCCGCCCACTGGAATTGTGTGACCAAGCTTACGCATCTCCGTGGAAACAAGAGCTCCGCCCCTCCAGGAAGGAACACGTGACAACCAGCAGGTGATACTTGAAAACTGATGAGAGAAGAGTTCCGTTTGGAACATTATAGAATGTATACTGCAGTGCACACTATTGTATATTATACTAGTATGCAGAATGTAACTATAAAGAAAGAGTGGTGCGCTACATTATTGTCATCACATGGCCTACTTATACTGCATGTTTAAATCTGAGCATGTTTGTGAAATAAATTGACCTGTGCTGCTCGAGTCCGAGGTGCAACTCTGGGATCTCAGAACGTTCCTGAACTATAAAACACAAACAGTGTCATTGGGGTCAAACAGGCTTAGTTTGTTTGGGTTTCATTCATTGATGAGAAAAGCTTCCAAAATACATGATGTAATCCTAACAGATCGAACATTTCATTACTATAGTTCATGGTAAGCATTAAAGCAGCAGCAGTGAGAGTCGACAGTGACCTGGGGTCACGTGAGCGAGCGGTGGGGGCGTCGGGGGGCGGTCCAACGGGTTGTTCCTCATGTCCAGTTTGTCGAGCAGCGGGAGGGAGTGCAAACATTCTGGAACACTCCTCAGATCATTACTCTGGATCACTAGCTGCCTCAGAGAGCGGAGAGatcctgagagagagagagagagaaagagtcaTTTGGTTAGTTGAACTTCTGAAATACAGTGTCACAAACACTAGATTTTTCCTTCAAAAGCTCCAAATCTCACTCAAAAATAGTTGTTTCTACTGTAGCTAGCATAGTTTAAAAACAATTAACGGCAGTAGATGGTTGTATAGTGTTCTTCAGAGACTCATTAGGGTTTACACTTCAAATGTAAAAGTGTTTGAGTGGTTCGTGTGTTTATTCAGCTATAGTTTGGGGACATCCTCATTTGGAAAAATaatctataaaataaatattttgtttttgtgtcaaaagtgtgtgtgttttcatcaCCCAGCGTCTCCGGCAGCACTCTGAGTCTGTTATTTGACAGCTCCAGAGTTTGTAAGTTCTGCAGTTGGCCCAGTTCTTCTGGAAGTCTCTCCAGCTGGTTGAAGGACACATCCAGCTCCTCCAGCCTGCAGAGGAGGCCCACTCCCTGGGGCAGATCCACCAGCCTGTTCCCCAGCAGACTTGCCCGCCGCAGGGACGCCAGCGCTCCCAGACCCTCCGGCAGACCCGTCAGGCGATTATGACACAGCAGGAGCTCAGAGAGGTGAGAGAGAGATAGAATACagggaggaagagaggagagacgGTTGAAGGAGAGATCCAGGTGAACGAGGAGAGACAGAGAAGAGACGGAGTCAGGGAGAGAGGAGAGGAGGCCAGGGAGAG contains:
- the pidd1 gene encoding LOW QUALITY PROTEIN: p53-induced death domain-containing protein 1 (The sequence of the model RefSeq protein was modified relative to this genomic sequence to represent the inferred CDS: inserted 1 base in 1 codon); its protein translation is MERGENKEVEDKVWLATSDGRREEEGHIDGFSDERRVMMMGTEVGLASPDFFGKLQLKESPLLGLSFSSDHTDTWAPSILSSSSSSFPCLSPPLPPSVGLDGVLAEGRLVLDVYRGGGEVLPVFWEYVQEQMRGLQYLRLGSEDEGALESALHVLPRLTQLRSLAIRGHRFHDPQGDPLPGLLSSLPDSVSSLSLLVHLDLSFNRLSSLPPCILSLSHLSELLLCHNRLTGLPEGLGALASLRRASLLGNRLVDLPQGVGLLCRLEELDVSFNQLERLPEELGQLQNLQTLELSNNRLRVLPETLGSLRSLRQLVIQSNDLRSVPECLHSLPLLDKLDMRNNPLDRPPTPPPLAHVTPVQERSEIPELHLGLEQHSFQVSPAGCHVFLPGGAELLFPRRCVSLVTQFQWAERRPDRKWVWLEEHDILLSRQLELCPHGATFEEPVEVCIPYRKARKGDVAVRRFDGQSWTTLPTLTRRGSEKHSCRPGGRPARLACCSVSQFSWFVAVSRPFLDSCSVSPEGALLVSQFDPGIKLTFPPECTTGTRTVTLQVLQVALSEVQDLTGDPQASASPLLCLSQTPSMHFLQPIRVQVPLPPGVTGHMVDMSRLHLMHGDPTAHTWTDITAQVSLYVTHIYAVFSITHFSWYWLWYTTHRCVSGVVRKMYQRLKQFRVRFLALQRKSDPEQVLLQCLPSDKAESRLESLSEQYEGPQPSELCILLEGEQFFAGFERGIDISADRPDCKDGRLSFTFYSHLKNIKEVHVCPTHPQQGTVRGQVSFYRGEVPNDLPEEVASKRKGHDNQWMATLPLRIPNADCDGNIGELNLGDPESGYLTQTNLLSISLRINQEWQXIGISLGISYDQLERIRNQHRDNFGAQVLAMLFHWARGQQGAGPGAVQRLMKALVDSGRRDLAEEVEDIVTLGKRKYEESLKRVGLETPTTSGDPQSS